CGATCGATTGACTGACAATGACAAAGACAGAAAACGTCTCACACATTTCATTAACGCAACAAGTGTCCATATAACGGCAATCATAATGATAGACGCGATGACcataaaaaaggtaaaaaaaaacaattatcttCTCCTAGCATTTTTCGAGGATAAGAAACACTTCGgtattttatcatttgtaTTCACTCAAAATCCTACAtcggaatataaaaatattttaaatccaAATATAACTGCAGAAAGCTGCAGAATTACACAGTTTCGCAACAATGTAAGCGAGCAGCCATGCGGCTAACACGCTTACGTCCGGGCCATTAATTAATGGTTGCGTTGCGATAAACCCTGTCACAAGATTCATCTGGTTATTGCTCACGACTGTTCGCGATATCATCGACCATTCCTGTCATGCACGATCGATGTAACATTCGGAAACTCCAAAGACATTTATCATACCAACGTAAATgcgcttcttttattttactttctcgTTAATCTTATTATTAAGAGATTACTCAGATGTGAGTAGCTAGAGAAACTGTCGTAGAATTATGATTCTCGTATCGTCGTCGATAAAGATACGTGGGTCGGGGTGATCTTAAAGCTTAATTATCGTTTCTGGATCGGCGCTCACAGTTTCGAGCATCGATATTCCTCCAGCATCGTCGTCGCTGCTAATGAGCTGTTAATGAGCACCGCAAACGGAAACGGTCGCGCGCGGGAACGTCGCCCGTTGACCGATCGGTGAGCATATAAGCGTAACGGCACTCGCGGATTTTCCGCGATCCGAGATCACCGTGGGTCTCTTGATGCACACCAATGGGAAAAGGAGGAACTCGCACGTGCGAGGAGGCGCGCCGCGTGTACACTCTGTCACTTGCGCTTGCGCGTCCTAGCCCACGCGGGAAGGAAACGTACACGTGCTCGCACGCTCGAGACATCGAGATGCACgcacaaatatacaaatatataaatatatatatatgtatatttgtatatacgtGCACTTTTTCATCCTCTTTGGCTCTTATTTCTCGCTCTCGTTCGTACGACCGCGTGAAAAAGCGAAGCGGCGATCGGCTCGGGGGAAAGATCGGAATCGCAAGACCGATCTTACCTCTATCTTTCCGCGGTCACTGGTCACCGACTGCTGAAAGTTCCGATACGCAGAGAGGAAAAGAGTTAGAAGCGCGGAGACACACGTGCGCGCATGTACgtgggtgcgtgcgtgcgcgtgcactaaagcgtcgcgcgcgatacgaCTCGAGCGGAGGGCCCCGGGTGGGTCTTGGAGCGGGCGCTCCGATCCCGCGGCGGGCTGGCGGCGAAACGGTTATACCGGGTGTATATCGACAGCTCAGCGATAACGACGGGATGTCAGATTGGTTCGTTTCCGAACGGAGGAGCCCCCTCCGACGGCTTGCGTTACGCGATTTCTTTCTGCCTCCCAGACCGTTCCCCGGCGTTTCCTCGCTCCCGGCTGCTCGTCTCGAGCGGCAAGCGCCGGCGGAATCGCTGAAACCACTCTTCGCACGTTACCGAGATTTCTCGGTTGCCGCTCGATCAATCGATTGGACGAAAGGACGAGAACGCTTGATTGGATCCGATAGCGATAAACACCATTGGCATTAATAAAAGGGGGTACTAGACGcgctaaattattataaatgatacatTACGTCTTTCAACGAGTACGGCCGCGATTTTATCGTTGGTGCATGCGGTGATAAAATGCATCGATCCAGTCGGAAATCATGATCGATATAATTACTCTATACTCCGATCGCGATTGATATAATTGTACCCCATAGAGCAAgaagagaatttttattaaacgtcACTGGAGCGAGGCGGCGAATACTTGATTCTCGGTTGCCGTCTCGTCGCGACGGCATCCGGAATGATGCAACGATCATagaaagtttcgaaaatttaacttCGTTGCCAAATCCGCCGCTTCGAGAAGTCGTTTCTCGTTGCGAAGTTTGCGTTACACCGCGCGGTTTTTTATATCCACATATGTATATCCGTATATTTATGTCCATATAAGGATCGTAATAAGCTGATTGAACGATCGTTAACCGCATTCTCTTTGGactgaaacaataaaaaacgaaattgaAAAAACGAGCCTTAATGTATCGTGATgcaattcttattttataacaaaaaatacaatgtaaataaaagttgtacatatatttatatgcatataattcGTATAACACGGAGCGATTCTGAAATAGGTCACTGTAAAAATCCGCTGTTGCGCGTGTCATCGATAGCATTCGTTGATTGCACGAACGTTGATCATTGCGAATTTTAATTCGATGCGATAATGcttctatatgtatatgcacgGCAGCAAAGCGCAACAGTACTTGTTAATAACGCGTCGCGATATAACGcgataatgcaaatttttgtTTCCATTACAATGTTGCttaacggaaaaaaattccGGATGACCTAATGATTCGAGATCCATCTCTCACATCCCTCGTTTCCTATCGCTTCTTCTTTGATTGCGCAGTCCTACTGGAAAGCCTCGATAGCTCAGTGTCAAGTTTCAAGTTTACGTTTTACGTTTCAGGTTGTCCATTCTGTAACGAAGGtatgcacgtacgtacgcacaagcacgcgcgtgcacgtttATTATAGATTGCAAACACGCCCCTCGAATTCAATCAAACACGTCGTGCATAACTAAATAAAACGTAACGCGCGCCGCGACGACATGGCCAATACATGCTGTACCCTTTCTGATTATGCAAAATTTGACCTTAACTGTGCGTGCCAAACGCGAACCGAGCTATGCGTGCTTTCAGAAATCGCGCCACCATCATTCCGGCGAACCACCGTATCGCGTGAATAAACGGTTCACGCGCGTCCATCATTACGAAGAAGAGATAATTAATTGTGTCAGACAAATCCAGACAAACAATGATTAATAACTAGACTGCTCTGTTGTCGCAAGTTCAGATTTTCTCGtaaaattgcagaaaattaTATTCCTCGACATGCATAATTGTTATACCACGAGGCAagaagatttataatattgactTTATTTATCTCATTTGAATTGTTCAAGATGAAATTTCTGTATGACAAAAGATCCGGTTCCGATAATCCTTTGCTCATAGATCTCTTGAATAACGGATGATGGAGATTCTGAAAGGATTGCTGAAGATGATGCGTTAAACGAAAAATCGTTTGTTTCACCCCCTCCAGATTGCAACCCTCGAGACGGACGTACTGAACCGCGAGCGCCAAGTACCCAAGAGTCAATCGGACAAGGCGATTCCGGAGGCGACTGTCCGATAACCCGTTTCAGAACGAGAGATTGTGTACGAGGCGCGCCGCCGGCTCTGTATACCAAATGCACAACTCGTTTTCGACGTTTGCGAGTTGCGCGGAACTGGTGATAGTGGCGGTGGCGTGATACGTGACGTAACatcgcgacgacgatgaaaAGGTCCATCGACGATCGTGATCGTCAGATCGGGATCATGGGAGCGAGATCCACGCGAGACCACAAACGATTCACGACGGTATTGATCTTGCTTGTGTCTCTGGCTCATTGACGAATGATGCTCGCTCGATGATTGAAACCACGAGATGATGACCGCGCAGACCATACGCGATGAAAAGAGAGCTGTTAAAGAACGACGTAATCGCATTATCTCGCCCTCTGCGAAATGCGTAATCGAGGATGCGTCGCCGCGATCCAATTTATCATCATTTTTGTCGGTACTATTTAAATTcacatttatacatttgtcagtttgttttattttattatgtaatgaGACTAGAAAGATGTTGGGTAATATAAATCATGTCATTTCAATTagtaagataataaattaaatgaatttaatgGCGAGCCGAAAAGATACCGATTTTCTTCCGTTGTGTAAATAAAACATGAGAGATGTGCTATACTAATTTTAGTCTGCAGGGAGagcgcaaattaattaattactcccGTGGCACGCGCGTTTGCCGAGCGGCACTCACGCGATTTACTCTCACTTACCGCTCTTCGCTCTATCATCCAATCGCGTAGCGTTGCGGCAATGATTTCTTCGATCAGCGACGATAGCAGCAGGGAGGTGGTAAACGGACGCGATCCTTTTCTTGGGAGCGCTTCCGCTGCCGCACGATTCTTCAGCGACGGTGCGCTTCCTCCACGAGCCAGTCAGCCGGCGGTCCACGCGCGTGAGTGCGTCCACGCGCTCTCAgccgcgcgcgctattttcatccgataaaataaataaatttcgtcGGTCTCTCGAGAATCATTCACCCTCGCGTGGATATTCGCGCGTGCGAGTTCCCTTTAAATTGCGGGCGCAGGTAAACGCGACAGCCGTGTCGCACCAGCTTGCAAAGGCCACACCGATCGAGGCGGAGGCGTTCTTCTCGATTTCCTCAACGACGTCGAGGCCCCCTTCTGTCGTTATACGCGAGTACCGTTTCAACGAAAGTGCGAATTCTCTCGCTCACTCGAGTTAACTGCACGCGCGACTGCTCTCTCGCCCCGCTCTCTCGGCgagaaaagagggaaaaaggaaagacGGGAGAGGCGAGAAAACGACGGTTCGGCGCGGATCCGCGTGCGGATGTCTCCGTTCGACAGTGGTCCCGTACACTCGAAGTACTTCCTGCTAGCGAGTATTCCGGTTTGCGGAGACCACGATTTCGTCGTCGGGCGGTAATGTTTCGTTCGTGGTGTCTGGCTCTCTCGAAATAGAATATAACTAGTTTTGCGGCTATACGCGCGGATCGATTTGTGAACAAGTTTCGTATTAAACGACGCAAAATTGCATAATTACCGTGTATACGTGATCATAAGCGGATTTAGGGAAAGGGGCAGGAACCCGTGCTTACCACCTCTTTAAACGAATCAATCAAAGATCACGGAGAATCGAACAAAGTTTACGATAAAAATACACGTTAATAGcatattaattaagttaatatCACATGATAACACGTGCTGACCACTTCCTTCTCATTTCTCCTTCATTGATGAATTCGTTTACGAATCCAGCtgtatgatataatttttgcacTGGCGATATTTACAGCGAGTAacgttacatgtaaatttataGTTATCTAACAAATTACGAGTTTGAAAGTACTTTCAATTCCCATAAGCGAATTCCCACTTGATCGAAAACGAACAAATTCTCtcttattaagaaaaatttaaaaatgtacagCGTaacaagaataaatttttaattctgccgTTATAATCCCATATTATTATAGACTATAATTGCAATTACGTGAAACGATGTATTTCTGATATCAACACGACAGAGTCGTGAAAACTATCGAGTCGAGGAGGAAATCGTGGCGGATGCAATGAGCTTTTGCCGTGCTGGGCGTGTGTGGGGTTGCACATGCAAGAAATGAACGAGTCAACGCAGTGATTtcagtaataaaaattcataattcCTTTTCAATTTTCGATAAACGTCACCTAATACATTTGTCCTTCTTTGTACCATATCATTTGACATATGCACGTACGGAGTAAGGCGTGCGCGGGCGTATTTTTTCCCTTGAATGCTCGCACGCGGAGAGAATAACGTGGCGATGTATATCGCGTTACAAGAGCTAGGATCGACGTTCATGGATGAAAGAAGCACTGATAAATTGCGCTCGATTGcgttttcattattctttataatcaTTAGTGCCAACAACGTTCGTAATATCGTAATATAAACACGCCCAGTACGCTCGACTGATCCTCAAACACCACACTAGACTCCACCCTCCAGAATGTATCTTgcacttatatttatatttaagagagattaataatttccgtACGGGAAAGATGTTGGCTTTTGTCTCGTGAGATTATTGCTATATTCTCTTGGTGCGAGAAGCCATCGTATTTCTTAATCAACGAGTTGAATTTTCAGAGCATTTTTCTGTCGAAAGATCAACTCGAAACATTTTCAGAGAACTTTTTGCTGcaatattttgataagctttcgCAGAATGGCTTCTTTAAAATTCCTTAAAATTAACTCTAACCAAAGGAGAAGAAAATTTTGAGAGAGCAATGGCAGATAATTGAGCTTGTAGAATCTGCTAGATCCCTGATGCGCATGGTGTTCGAGATTGACTTTTGAAGCAAGATACtccaatttttttactttatatattttgaaaatgtgTATCGTATTcgtgtatcattttatatcaCAATTGTGTCTTTTTGAATGTAGAATAGTTAAACACAGTTGGCGCAATTTTCTAGTATCACAATTTTTGTAGAATTATCTCGCGCATATATCTTCGGCGCTTTCCATCCACCTTtctaaatcgatattttttacattcgcaaaaaataaaacttttgtagtAAGGTACTCTCTAAAACcgaccgatttaattaatattcaattatatatcatcataATGTATTGCTTTTcacgatctctttctctctctctctctctctctctctgcatgCGAGCGTGCATTGCGCGTATTGTGCTCACATCGTATGCACGTGCAACTGTCTAATGCACGTGAAAACGCAGTTCCGTTCCGCCttgcacgtacatacatatctCCGAgcgcacatatatatatttggaaCATGCGCGTGCGAAATGTcacgcgagcacgcgcgcgtctctctctctctctctctttctctcgatatactatatttacataatctaatataatatataatgtaactcTCTGCACAAGATTTTCGTCgcagcgcgcgtgcacgcgcgcctTCATGCACACAGGCGGAGCGCGCATACCACAATCCACCACAATCGTCGCATTTGATTGAAATCAcaaaatacacacacatacacacagcgTCCTCTTCtttacttcttcttcttctttcctcttcctcatcCGCCGCGCGCGACGTGAGAATCGCAAAATGAGACGTAAGTAACGTGCGTTTACGTAATAATTGTACTACGGTAAGATTGCAATTGTGATAGATGGTAATAATCAGCGGTAGCACGCAGCAGCGGTGGCAAATGGTAAGAGCGTTGTCGCTTTCGTGTTGCAGCGGCATTCTCTTTCCCTCGTCGCTTTCTTTCTGCGCTTTACTCCTCAGCAGTGATCGCGCACGCAAATTGATGGCCACGATAATCGAGTATATACAGCATACACGGTGTGTAACGCGcacgttttttaatttaacaggATTTTGTTGAACATGCTTTCGGACGCACGTAAAGTCGCAATAATGTTCATAACACGTACGTTATACGTGTCCGTTGTGCGTGTGTACATTTGTAGACGTACGATTCGCGAAAATTCGCTAATTATATCGATCAGCTGATCACCCTCTCGTTGCCGTAACAAAGTTAGCCGTTCGCGATCGCTTGACACAAATCGTATCGCGAGACACACCGGAAGTAGTTTTGCGTGCTTTGTAAGTGTTCTATCTGTTCGACACACACAAATTCAGTTCCGTCAATCAAATGATCAAGTCCATTTGCACAAACTAATCGACGAAACGCgtctttcgttttttttcctttcttttttacatcAATCAAGGTTCCTCTGCTTTGAATgatcaatatattaattagtcTATCTAACGATGCGTTAATTGTCCCTTGGTGAATACATTAATCGCGACTGGTCTCGCGACGAGGCTTCAGCGAGCAGAAAACTTCGTAACTTTATCTTAGCCTAATTCTACAGTTCGTTATTATCGTTTTACAATTctctaaaaattatttacagttCATTCGGCGCGACAGCGATTACAGTGTGTGCCGCGCGTCGTAAACTAACAACTGTGTTCCTTCTCTCgcttacatatatatgtacatttgtCGCAAGTAGTATATGCAAGAAAATATCTCTCTGAATTGTGTGAATAATTCAAGTTGTATATCTTTGGATGCGGCCAAAAATAGATTTAACTAACACGAGTTATTAGGTGGGATCTCTTCGATCAAGGATGGTCAATCGTGGCGTACGTTGATTAGGTCGCAGAgcgtagtcgtcgtcgtcgtcgttgttgtttCGTACGCGAGTTGTCACTTTTATCAAATGAAGAATACGTGTATACGCGTTAGAGTTACAAAACAggacatatataaataatataataatctatcATATCAGAATATAATAAGGTAGAATTAATAGACTATATAaagttaacaaaataatattgattatcGCCTAAGATTATTAGTGTATATAtccgtatgtatatatatatcgttaaGTCACGATTAGTACGAACGTCCAATCAGCGACGCGTTTTGACCGATCCTTGTTccacaaattatataatattatattcctaTGATGCACagattaataatgtattcaaGATATGCATGTGCAAgagcattttttttctttttagttaaaCGTTTTTtgttcctccctccctcccccctctctctctctaaatatACTGTTTCATCGATACTGATTAGGTTAATAAAACGCTCTCTATCTATTAATCGCTATTACATCGTAGGCAACTAAGTATCCATACCTGATGATATTTTCGCATGTCGCTTATCAAtccaaaagaaaaaagaaaaaaagaaagcaaaacACAAGGAAAACGTACGCTCAGCTTGTACAAGCAATCGTTGTACACGCGTTTGTGAGTAAGTACATTAAAAATCCCATCAGGTATACCGCTATTTTGTGCTTCATCGATTACAAAGAAGTGTAACAAAGAAGTGTCTCCTCGAGACCTCGGAGTAGCAGCCCTATCACAGTGTGGCTCGGAGTGAAggcgattttcttttcttttctaatcCGCGTTTAAAAAAGATCAGAAGTACTTATAAAACAGACTCTATTTGCTTGATTTCTTTCTCGGGTGGCTCTAAAGGTGACGGCGCAGTTTCTACTATCTCCGGTATCTCGTCCTCGTTTTCCTCCTCGATATCTTCGTCAATCGGAGTCAATGTATCTAATATCACAGGTTGAGTCTGCAACAAGCGGGATAATTCattcatattatatcatttcctttctttcgttTAACGAGCAGGGAGTAGTAATATCGTCCACCAGCCGGACGGAAAAAATACCGGATGAATTGCGATCGTCGTACCTGCGGTGTGGTGCACCGTTTCATAGCAGGGGCCATGAAACTAGTAACAGTGCTCACAAGGAAGAAGAACCCTGCCATGAAGAACGGGATGCTGTAGCTTTGCGTGGCGTCGTAAACGATGCCCGCCAAGGGTGAACCAACTATGGCGGCAGCTCCTCTGAATAGGATTAAAAGGCCGAAAGCGTTCGTTAACTTGTCTAGTCCCAGAAGATCCACCAAGATGATCGATGTTAGTGAGATGTACCCagctgaaattaataattgcaaaatgttaagAGTATCTGTTCGATGCGGAAATCGCACACGGagtaaaaaaaaatcaatttttacaattCCGATAACGGTAATACGTGCTTCACGTATCCAGCAATGAATCTAATTGATCACTCACATATTGCTATTCCGAAAAATATGCTCATGACAATGTAAGCGGCGTAAGTATGGCAAAACGGCGTAGCGGCCACTGCGATCGTAGATATAATCAAGCAGATGTTATTCAGCAACAAGGAATCGACTTGCGGAAAGTCCGCGATATACCCGCAGGCCACACGGCCTATCGTGTTCGTTATTCCAATTATGGATAGTAAGAACGATGCCGAGTTGCTCTCAATTCCctggaaaaaaaaggaacgacGCTGTTAAACATACGTTGCTTGCGTAACGATCTAGTCAGATACGGAAATTGAAGAGTACAACGTACATCCAAGACTGCGGCATCCACCAGATATACGAAAGGGACGTACAAACCGGCCATACCGAACACGTTGCTGATACCGATCAGGAGAAAAACGGGATCCTTTAACAGAGACATGTCCATCATCGTCGCAAGAGCTTCCTTAAACGAGTCGGGCAGTACCAAGCAAGGACACAAAGGTTCTGAAAAATTCCAATTTAGAGCGAGATTTAACTATAAACGTACCATAAATAGAGTTTGacttaaatttcaattttaatattataataatgacacAGAAAACGACAGAAATCTATACGTACGCTGCGGAGCCTTCTCGACATCGATGTCTTTCATGTCACCGCGCATTGATTTAGGAATAGATATAACACTCTGACGATAATTGGCGAGAGATTTCTGGCTTTGGTATTCTGGTAAATTCATTACGCTACCGCTGTAGAAAATATCCTTTCTCGATAAGGGACGGACCATCATTGGTTTTTCCTTTGGGATACTGGTTTTACTGGTAGTAAAGGTGATACTCTCATCCTATACAGTGAAGAGAAACGTCACCGTATAATGCCAAACAAGATAGAATTTGTCTtcaggagaagagagaggtaGGAGAGTAACAATTTAAAGTTATCATCTTGTAAATTACTTACGTCAGCTTCGGCATTATTGTTCCGTGATCCCAACATGCTGCTCGTAGAGAGTCTCAGGTGCAGACTCTTCCTGATGTCTCCGTTGGAATTGAGCGTCGTTCTAGAATTCTTGATCGCACTGAGGCTAGGCTTGTACCGCTCGCCAGTACTCGTCTTGCGGATCCTATCGAAGAATGGCACGGAACCGTTTTTAGGTAAACCCTGTACATGCGTCGTGAAAGCCGGCTGCGACGCGTTCCTGGGAATTATCGTCTTGTTAAACTCGTTCTCGGGCTTCTCCGCGTCCTTCGTGTCTTTGGTTTCGTCAATATTCTTCTTGCTTCTGGACTTATTCGAGATATTCTTCAGGTCCATGCTACCGCTGTCGCTGGTGTGTCCGCTGGAAGAGTGCTCTTGTACCTTCACTTCAGATATAGTGGGGAGGGTTGGCACCGTCGGAACTGGTGTTAAAGGAGTTCCTTTAATATCACGGGTATTCAATGAAGCACATCCTATCATCTCGATTGTTCAACTAACACACATGCTTCCGATTACGAAAAAATAAAGTCGCCCATCTCGACTCTTTGCAAggattaaacaattaaacgcgttattaaaatgttattattctTTAGCAATTCCGACAAGAAATCGATTGCATTAATTAAGATACATGTAGACATTTGCATAATACGGTTATAGAAAACGGATTACGCAACTGGCTCAATTTTGTTTGTATATACAACCTAAGCTAACTTTTGCAATCATTGGAACATATTCAAATGCAAGGCTGATCGTCGACGAGTCTCTTACCAGGCACTAATTGGTCTAGATTGAAGCTGGAATGAACACCGGGATCAATATTGATAGGCATTTTCATCCTTTTTTCCATCGACCCATCCGGCAGTTGCACCATAAAGTAGGAGCCGCCGATGCTGCCGCGTTCCATCTGGAACCTCTTCTCCTCGGCCATCCTTTGTAACAACGGTTTAACAGAGGAAGCTTTTGGATACTCCAGAGGTCTCATCATGGCGCCAAACACCTAAAAATCATCTATTGGAATTATCAGATATACGAGATGCCATAACTCGCTTAAGCTTAAAGTCGTTGAACGTTGTATTGCACGTCCTCGCACAATCAAAGCAgcgaatgagagagaaaaagaggaatcCTGCTGTTTACTTACCGCGCAATTTAAGATGAGGCCAGCCAATATTAGATTTGCTCCCTTCCAGCTGTACGCCTCCAGCAACATCGTGGCAAGAGGCGCGAAAGCAAACGTACCGAATCCCGATCCGCATACCGCGATACCGGTGGCAAGGGATCTCTTGGTTTCAAAGTAATAGCCTACACAAACTACCGCGGGCAGGTATATCAAACCGAATCCAATCCCTAAAAGAATCATGTTTCAGTCACATACACGTGCGTGGAAGCGTGAAAAGACGCGCGAAACGCGCCACGTCTCGGATCGCGTATTTAATAATGGATTAAACGCACCTCCCATAATGCCATAAGTCACCATCAGCATATTTACACTACTCGAGAAGGTTGAAAGTACAAATGCGATGGCGCCTAAGAAGCTTCCCGCCATACATACCGCTCTACAGCCATACTTGTTCGTTAAAGCACTGACGACAGGGCCTATATCACGAGGAACATGAAACAAAATTGAtgcgtaatatataaaaataatatgtgtCGCGATTCGTCACTACCAGATTTTATCCTAATGATCATTCGTAACGTAATTGATTTCAAATAACTTTGCAGCATTTTTATCACAAACTATTACATAAAGTCGAAACTTAATCCTCTTTCGTTGAGATAAAGCGATAAGAGAGCACTTGAGGATTGATTAAAAGATAAGATTTACAATCTTTCAGCAGTTATTATATTTGAGAAAATTTTCGCTACGCAGAAACGAGCTTCTCGTTAACAAATATTGCCAATATACTTGATATCGcaacaacttttttccatctAACATCAACTCCTTTAGATTATTCGTGATGTAggtaatatcgaaatattgaaaaagtaattgtttcCGCATCTTACCAGCGCTAAGGTACATTCCAGATAGCAACGAGCCGACCCAAGCGGTCTTGCCCTTTCCTTCTCCGAAATACTTGACAAATTCTCCCAGAAAGACACCGAACGTGTATGCGATGCCATCCACTATCATGTTACACATGAATGATGCAAATACCACCACCCACCCGTAACCACCATCCGGCGGGGGTGGTATGTCATGGTACTCGCAGAGCGAACCACCCTCGTCTTCCGGCGAAGCTTCATCGCCACCCGGTCCATCGGTCCCCGTTAATCTGGATTGTTCCTCTACGGAGTATTCGCTCTCCGTCTGTAACAGAAGACACGTGGCGCGATCACAATACGCTGtcttattttctataaatataacattaaacATTATCACTTTTCTTTCGTGTATAACAGAAGAAGAATGACGAATTGCGGCATGATACACATCGCAATGCAAAGTTTTAAGCAGTAAAAAATCTAATGGGGATAATTTCATGATGATATTTGTTTCGCATATTGATCGCGTACATTCCACTTGACGACTTCACAGTAAAAACCACATATAATTAAAGACTACCGCAGCGCGAACGCGTTGCATTCGCCTTGAATAAGATTTGCCGTTCACCTTGAATACTCTCAGAAAAAAAAGTCTCCTTTCGTATTGGTGCACAAACAAGTATTTCATTCTCTAATCGCCGACTGACGAAATTTAATCAGTCTGACTCTATTATTCAAATCGCATGTAAATGATATCTTCTCGAGACGTTAAGAAAACTAAGTAATTTGAGATGAGTCAAATCAAAGTCTGTTGAATAACAAagtaatgtattttttcagtaaaaagtatttgtgtcgcctttctctctctctctctaaggatttatttttcattgaaatcacgacaattataaatataaattatcttacGAAACATGCGTCTATAATTCCTACGCCTCCATACTACTTccctt
The Ooceraea biroi isolate clonal line C1 chromosome 4, Obir_v5.4, whole genome shotgun sequence genome window above contains:
- the LOC105286155 gene encoding monocarboxylate transporter 12 isoform X4: MSPKNKTESEYSVEEQSRLTGTDGPGGDEASPEDEGGSLCEYHDIPPPPDGGYGWVVVFASFMCNMIVDGIAYTFGVFLGEFVKYFGEGKGKTAWVGSLLSGMYLSAGPVVSALTNKYGCRAVCMAGSFLGAIAFVLSTFSSSVNMLMVTYGIMGGIGFGLIYLPAVVCVGYYFETKRSLATGIAVCGSGFGTFAFAPLATMLLEAYSWKGANLILAGLILNCAVFGAMMRPLEYPKASSVKPLLQRMAEEKRFQMERGSIGGSYFMVQLPDGSMEKRMKMPINIDPGVHSSFNLDQLVPGTPLTPVPTVPTLPTISEVKVQEHSSSGHTSDSGSMDLKNISNKSRSKKNIDETKDTKDAEKPENEFNKTIIPRNASQPAFTTHVQGLPKNGSVPFFDRIRKTSTGERYKPSLSAIKNSRTTLNSNGDIRKSLHLRLSTSSMLGSRNNNAEADDESITFTTSKTSIPKEKPMMVRPLSRKDIFYSGSVMNLPEYQSQKSLANYRQSVISIPKSMRGDMKDIDVEKAPQQPLCPCLVLPDSFKEALATMMDMSLLKDPVFLLIGISNVFGMAGLYVPFVYLVDAAVLDGIESNSASFLLSIIGITNTIGRVACGYIADFPQVDSLLLNNICLIISTIAVAATPFCHTYAAYIVMSIFFGIAISGYISLTSIILVDLLGLDKLTNAFGLLILFRGAAAIVGSPLAGIVYDATQSYSIPFFMAGFFFLVSTVTSFMAPAMKRCTTPQTQPVILDTLTPIDEDIEEENEDEIPEIVETAPSPLEPPEKEIKQIESVL
- the LOC105286155 gene encoding monocarboxylate transporter 12 isoform X2; translated protein: MGPASSREQIGGEQIGDDDGLHIHPKRAIVPNNITESEYSVEEQSRLTGTDGPGGDEASPEDEGGSLCEYHDIPPPPDGGYGWVVVFASFMCNMIVDGIAYTFGVFLGEFVKYFGEGKGKTAWVGSLLSGMYLSAGPVVSALTNKYGCRAVCMAGSFLGAIAFVLSTFSSSVNMLMVTYGIMGGIGFGLIYLPAVVCVGYYFETKRSLATGIAVCGSGFGTFAFAPLATMLLEAYSWKGANLILAGLILNCAVFGAMMRPLEYPKASSVKPLLQRMAEEKRFQMERGSIGGSYFMVQLPDGSMEKRMKMPINIDPGVHSSFNLDQLVPVPTVPTLPTISEVKVQEHSSSGHTSDSGSMDLKNISNKSRSKKNIDETKDTKDAEKPENEFNKTIIPRNASQPAFTTHVQGLPKNGSVPFFDRIRKTSTGERYKPSLSAIKNSRTTLNSNGDIRKSLHLRLSTSSMLGSRNNNAEADDESITFTTSKTSIPKEKPMMVRPLSRKDIFYSGSVMNLPEYQSQKSLANYRQSVISIPKSMRGDMKDIDVEKAPQQPLCPCLVLPDSFKEALATMMDMSLLKDPVFLLIGISNVFGMAGLYVPFVYLVDAAVLDGIESNSASFLLSIIGITNTIGRVACGYIADFPQVDSLLLNNICLIISTIAVAATPFCHTYAAYIVMSIFFGIAISGYISLTSIILVDLLGLDKLTNAFGLLILFRGAAAIVGSPLAGIVYDATQSYSIPFFMAGFFFLVSTVTSFMAPAMKRCTTPQTQPVILDTLTPIDEDIEEENEDEIPEIVETAPSPLEPPEKEIKQIESVL
- the LOC105286155 gene encoding monocarboxylate transporter 12 isoform X1 encodes the protein MGPASSREQIGGEQIGDDDGLHIHPKRAIVPNNITESEYSVEEQSRLTGTDGPGGDEASPEDEGGSLCEYHDIPPPPDGGYGWVVVFASFMCNMIVDGIAYTFGVFLGEFVKYFGEGKGKTAWVGSLLSGMYLSAGPVVSALTNKYGCRAVCMAGSFLGAIAFVLSTFSSSVNMLMVTYGIMGGIGFGLIYLPAVVCVGYYFETKRSLATGIAVCGSGFGTFAFAPLATMLLEAYSWKGANLILAGLILNCAVFGAMMRPLEYPKASSVKPLLQRMAEEKRFQMERGSIGGSYFMVQLPDGSMEKRMKMPINIDPGVHSSFNLDQLVPGTPLTPVPTVPTLPTISEVKVQEHSSSGHTSDSGSMDLKNISNKSRSKKNIDETKDTKDAEKPENEFNKTIIPRNASQPAFTTHVQGLPKNGSVPFFDRIRKTSTGERYKPSLSAIKNSRTTLNSNGDIRKSLHLRLSTSSMLGSRNNNAEADDESITFTTSKTSIPKEKPMMVRPLSRKDIFYSGSVMNLPEYQSQKSLANYRQSVISIPKSMRGDMKDIDVEKAPQQPLCPCLVLPDSFKEALATMMDMSLLKDPVFLLIGISNVFGMAGLYVPFVYLVDAAVLDGIESNSASFLLSIIGITNTIGRVACGYIADFPQVDSLLLNNICLIISTIAVAATPFCHTYAAYIVMSIFFGIAISGYISLTSIILVDLLGLDKLTNAFGLLILFRGAAAIVGSPLAGIVYDATQSYSIPFFMAGFFFLVSTVTSFMAPAMKRCTTPQTQPVILDTLTPIDEDIEEENEDEIPEIVETAPSPLEPPEKEIKQIESVL